In the genome of Mytilus edulis chromosome 3, xbMytEdul2.2, whole genome shotgun sequence, one region contains:
- the LOC139516887 gene encoding cdc42 homolog, producing MGLSRNIVSCIIVGDGMVGKTCLAKKFCGQEIADNYVATIMDTFTGTVSAYGQKYTINIKDTAGQFEDSEMREIVYKESNVCVICYSVLDRDSMESVKSLWVPEIKNFSKKVPVVLVATQSDLREKDNTDHITNAEGSKLAKELGIEQFVETSSFKNEGVKEAFETVVKALVMNKKRKAKWFKPAFGS from the exons ATGGGTTTAAGTAGGAATATTGTCAGTTGTATTATTGTTGGTGATGGCATGGTAGGAAAGACATGCTTAGCTAAGAAATTTTGTGGACAAGAAATAGCAGATAATTATGTTGCAACCATTATGGATACTTTTACTGGAACAGTATCAGCTTATGgacaaaaatatacaataaacatCAAAGACACTGCAGGACAG TTTGAAGACTCTGAAATGAGAGAAATTGTTTACAAAGAGTCCAATGTATGTGTCATCTGCTATAGCGTTCTAGACAGGGATTCTATGGAGAGTGTAAAATCATTATGGGTTCCAGAGATAAAGAACTTTTCCAAGAAAGTGCCCGTTGTTCTTGTAGCTACCCAGTCTGATCTCCGAGAAAAGGATAATACTGATCATATTACTAACGCTGAAGGATCAAAACTTGCCAAGGAATTGGGTATTGAACAATTTGTTGAAACTTCATCTTTTAAGAATGAAGGTGTTAAAGAGGCATTTGAAACTGTAGTGAAGGCCTTAGTCATGAACAAGAAGCGAAAAGCAAAATGGTTTAAGCCAGCATTTGGGTCTTGA
- the LOC139516888 gene encoding rho-related GTP-binding protein RhoQ-like, whose translation MVCFSHDVSCTIVGDGLIGKTCMAKAFAGDSFPDYYVATVAESYIGYVTAYGDQYSVNLKDTNGQHEDEHTRSQMISDADVIIVCYSVVERETFNNVQSFWIHEIRKFNKRRPVILVGTQSDIRDENNTQHVSDLEGQNMTKLIGAEYYNKCSAAAKTGMRNVLESVVLASVIYKKKTASIIKRVFGR comes from the exons ATGGTTTGCTTCAGTCATGATGTATCTTGCACAATTGTTGGTGATGGACTTATAGGTAAAACATGCATGGCCAAAGCATTTGCTGGTGACTCGTTCCCTGATTATTATGTAGCTACTGTAGCCGAGAGTTATATAGGTTATGTGACTGCTTACGGTGACCAGTACAGTGTTAATTTAAAGGATACAAATGGTCAG CATGAAGATGAACACACACGATCACAAATGATTTCAGATGCTGACGTCATTATCGTCTGCTATAGTGTAGTAGAGAGAGAAACCTTTAACAATGTGCAGTCATTCTGGATACATGAAATTCGTAAATTCAACAAAAGGAGGCCAGTTATCTTAGTTGGGACCCAAAGTGACATTCGCGATGAAAATAACACTCAACATGTTTCTGACTTAGAAGGACAAAATATGACAAAACTTATTGGGGCTgaatattataataaatgttCAGCTGCTGCGAAAACTGGGATGAGAAATGTTCTTGAAAGCGTTGTTTTAGCTTCAGTTATATACAAAAAGAAGACAGCCAGTATTATAAAACGTGTTTTCGGACGATGA
- the LOC139515320 gene encoding cdc42 homolog: MVCQENPVSCAVVGDGMVGKTCLAKRFAGSQFSDTYVATVAETTTGSVSAYGDKYSVNIYEDQSARCKTITEADVIVVCYSAVDKESFENVKSFWIPMVRKLNKKKPIVLVATHSDMRDENNTDHVSDAEGENFMKSINADYYNKCSAATNEGVKNVFESVVCAAIRYRKKKTNVLKRVFAR, from the coding sequence ATGGTTTGCCAAGAGAACCCTGTTTCCTGTGCCGTTGTTGGTGATGGAATGGTAGGCAAGACATGCCTTGCTAAAAGATTTGCTGGAAGCCAATTCTCAGACACATATGTTGCTACGGTTGCAGAAACAACAACTGGGTCCGTGTCTGCTTACGGTGACAAATACAGTGTCAATATCTATGAAGATCAATCAGCAAGATGCAAAACAATAACAGAAGCTGACGTCATTGTTGTATGCTACAGTGCAGTTGACAAAGAATCATTTGAAAACGTCAAATCGTTTTGGATTCCAATGGTCCGAAAACTCAATAAGAAGAAACCAATTGTTTTAGTCGCTACACATAGTGACATGCGTGATGAGAACAATACCGATCATGTATCAGACGCTGAAGGAGAAAACTTTATGAAATCAATAAATGCTGACTATTACAATAAATGTTCTGCTGCTACAAATGAGGGAGTGAAGAATGTCTTCGAAAGTGTCGTCTGCGCCGCTATTagatatagaaaaaagaaaaccaaTGTGCTTAAACGTGTTTTCGCACGATGA